GGATCAGCCAAAGGCCATCGAGCAGTTGGTGGGTAATTTTAAATTGGGTTTGAAGCATCAAACTTTGCTGGGAGTGACCGGATCGGGAAAGACTTTCAGTATGGCGCATACCATTGCGCAAATGAATCAACCTGCGATTGTTCTTGCTCCGAATAAAACCCTGGCGGCGCAGCTCTATGCAGAATTCAAAGAGTTGTTTCCTAATAATGCTGTTGAGTATTTCGTCAGCTATTATGACTACTACCAGCCAGAAGCTTATATTCCTTCGACAGATACTTTTATCGAAAAGGACTCTGCGATCAATGAGCAGATCGATCGCATGCGCCACTCGGCCACTCGTTCTTTGTTTGATCGTCGTGATGTGATCATCGTCAGTTCGGTTTCTTGTATTTACGGTTTAGGATCGCCAGAAGCCTACGAAGGCATGATGATTCAAATTGTAGCCAATACAGAAATGAAGCGGGATCACTTGCTGCGAGAATTGATTCGTGTGCAGTATCAGCGTAATAACGTCGACTTCTCTCGTGGAACTGTTCGGGTGCGCGGCGATAATGTTGAAATCTTTCCTCCATATGAAGACTCTAGAGCCGTTCGCGTTGAGTTCTTTGGAGATTTCGTGGAGCGCTTGTCGTGGATTGATCCATTGACAGGGCAGGTCTTGGAGGAGATCGATCAGATCGGGATCTATCCAGGAAGCCACTATGCGACGGGTGACGACAATATTAAGAAGGCCATCGGCACGATTCAAGATGAGTTGCGCGAGCGTCTGCAGACTTTCAATAAAGAATTGAAATTCCTCGAAGCTCAACGTTTAGAGCAAAGAACCTATTTTGATATTGAAATGATGGAGCAAATGGGCTTCTGTCAGGGGATCGAAAATTATTCGCGCCATCTTACAGGTCGAGGACCCGGCGAACCACCACCTACTTTGCTTGAGTACTTTCCGAAAGACTTCATCACCTTTATCGATGAGTCCCATGTGACCGTCCCGCAAATCGGGGGGATGTATCGTGGGGACCGCGCCAGAAAATCAACATTGGTAGAGCATGGTTTCCGTTTGCCTTCGGCTTTGGATAATCGCCCCTTGAATTTCCAAGAGTTTGAAAAAATGACGGATAAGGTCGTGTATGTTTCTGCGACCCCTGGAAATTATGAACTGGAAAAATCTGAAGGGATCATTGTTGAGCAGATCATTCGACCAACAGGTTTGATTGATCCTGTTGTTGAAGTGCGTCCCGTGAAGCATCAGGTTGATGACTTGCTTAAGGAAATTCGTGAACGCATTAAGAACAAAGAGCGTGTGTTGATCACGACTTTGACGAAGCGTTCCTCTGAAGATTTGACTGAGTACTATGAAAATCTGGGCATCAAAGTGAAGTATCTGCATAGCGATATCGACACATTGGAAAGAACCGAGATTTTGAGAGACTTGCGTTTGGGTGTGTTCGATGTTCTGGTCGGAATCAACTTGCTGCGCGAAGGTTTGGATATTCCAGAAGTAAGCTTGGTCGGTATCACCGATGCCGATAAAGAAGGCTTCCTGCGTTCCGAGCGTTCCTTGATTCAAACAATTGGCCGCGCGGCTCGTAATATCAATGGCCGGGTCATTCTTTATGGCGACACCATTACAGACAGCATGCGCAAGGCAATGGGCGAGACCGAT
The nucleotide sequence above comes from Bdellovibrio svalbardensis. Encoded proteins:
- the uvrB gene encoding excinuclease ABC subunit UvrB yields the protein MSKAYKKNFQLVSDFKPSGDQPKAIEQLVGNFKLGLKHQTLLGVTGSGKTFSMAHTIAQMNQPAIVLAPNKTLAAQLYAEFKELFPNNAVEYFVSYYDYYQPEAYIPSTDTFIEKDSAINEQIDRMRHSATRSLFDRRDVIIVSSVSCIYGLGSPEAYEGMMIQIVANTEMKRDHLLRELIRVQYQRNNVDFSRGTVRVRGDNVEIFPPYEDSRAVRVEFFGDFVERLSWIDPLTGQVLEEIDQIGIYPGSHYATGDDNIKKAIGTIQDELRERLQTFNKELKFLEAQRLEQRTYFDIEMMEQMGFCQGIENYSRHLTGRGPGEPPPTLLEYFPKDFITFIDESHVTVPQIGGMYRGDRARKSTLVEHGFRLPSALDNRPLNFQEFEKMTDKVVYVSATPGNYELEKSEGIIVEQIIRPTGLIDPVVEVRPVKHQVDDLLKEIRERIKNKERVLITTLTKRSSEDLTEYYENLGIKVKYLHSDIDTLERTEILRDLRLGVFDVLVGINLLREGLDIPEVSLVGITDADKEGFLRSERSLIQTIGRAARNINGRVILYGDTITDSMRKAMGETDRRRRIQQEYNEAHGITPQTIRKKIKDGLGETFDGSLAATPLAGENRTTAIFNKYSHQPDKLQEEIAKLRDKMKKLSADLEFEEAAKVRDEVKRLQIIELNIRNGEIESESAEVVKNGLK